In one window of Juglans regia cultivar Chandler chromosome 3, Walnut 2.0, whole genome shotgun sequence DNA:
- the LOC108999068 gene encoding G-type lectin S-receptor-like serine/threonine-protein kinase At1g11330, with translation MKLVQETELFRLLILLACFCLEFGTAIDTITTTKFINDPETLISNSGEFKLGFFSPTNSTYRYVGIWYAKASASSVIWVANRNKPLKSLSGTLTISEDGNLVVLDEQKKIIWSSHVSGSVFNSSAQLLDSGNLVLQENKTKTIIWESFQHPTDTLVPKMKLSTNVRTSKKVQLTSWTNQSDPSIGTFSVGIDVFNLPELYIWNGSSRYWRSGPWNTRVFIGIPSMNSVFLDGFSLIDDQEGTFYFSFAFSNESELSNFALNAQGNVVQNFLNNGDNWEVGWLALETECDVYGKCGAFGICNSNSLPICNCFVGFEPKNIEEWNRGNWSSGCVRRTPLQCERATTGGEEGKKDGFLKLKMMKVPDLAYWSSAFEGKCRDQCLENCSCIAYAYDAGTGCMSWTGDLIDSQKFSNGGVDLHVRVENSELDRKGGNVKVVITITTIIGTLLLAICAFSLWRCMARRKARKRKTRETPFLNIEQAYAKFPGESKLEDSMNQVKLQELPIFSFEELASATKSFHQSNKLGQGGFGPVYRGKLLHGQEIAVKRLSRASGQGLEEFMNEVVVISKLQHRNLVRLLGGCVEGEEKMLIYEYMPNKGLDIFLFDPSKQELLDWRQRFHIIEGIGRGLLYLHRDSRLRIIHRDLKASNILLDEDLNPKISDFGMARIFGGNEDQANTNRVVGTYGYMSPEYAMEGRFSEKSDIFSFGVLLLEIVSGRRNTSFYHDEQAMSLLEFVWKMWNANKIAALVDPKISEPCFEVEILRCIHVGLLCVQDFAKDRPTVSIAISMLKSEIVNLPRPKQPAFTATQIATDTASQSNKSGCSINNVTVTMVQGR, from the exons ATGAAACTTGTTCAAGAAACAGAGTTGTTCAGACTCCTTATATTGTTAGCTTGCTTTTGTCTAGAGTTTGGCACTGCCATAGACACCATCACTACAACCAAGTTCATCAATGATCCTGAAACCCTAATCTCCAACAGTGGTGAATTCAAATTGGGATTTTTTAGCCCTACAAACTCTACCTATCGCTATGTTGGGATATGGTATGCTAAAGCTTCTGCGTCCAGCGTCATATGGGTTGCTAATAGAAACAAGCCCCTCAAGAGTTTGTCGGGAACTTTGACTATATCTGAAGATGGCAATCTAGTAGTATTAGATGAACAAAAGAAGATTATTTGGTCATCGCATGTATCAGGTTCTGTTTTCAATTCAAGCGCTCAACTTTTAGATTCTGGTAACCTTGTCTTGCAGGAAAACAAAACCAAGACAATCATATGGGAAAGTTTCCAACATCCTACAGATACACTTGTGCCAAAGATGAAACTTAGTACTAATGTAAGAACAAGCAAGAAAGTGCAGCTAACCTCTTGGACCAACCAATCTGATCCATCCATAGGAACCTTCTCTGTTGGTATTGACGTTTTTAATCTTCCTGAGTTATACATTTGGAATGGCAGTAGCCGATATTGGCGTAGTGGTCCATGGAATACTCGGGTCTTTATAGGAATACCGTCCATGAATTCTGTATTTCTTGATGGATTTAGTCTTATAGATGATCAAGAAGGAACATTCTATTTTAGTTTTGCCTTTTCGAATGAGTCTGAATTATCAAATTTTGCCTTGAATGCGCAAGGAAATGTAGTGCAAAACTTTTTAAATAACGGGGACAATTGGGAGGTCGGGTGGTTAGCTTTGGAGACCGAGTGCGACGTTTATGGAAAGTGTGGGGCATTTGGAATCTGTAACTCAAATAGTTTACCTATTTGCAATTGCTTTGTGGGGTTTGAGCCGAAGAATATAGAAGAATGGAATAGAGGAAACTGGAGTAGTGGATGTGTGAGAAGAACACCCTTGCAGTGTGAGAGAGCGACCACTGGTGGTGAAGAAGGCAAGAAGGATGGGTTTTTGAaattgaagatgatgaaagtgCCAGACTTGGCATATTGGTCATCTGCTTTTGAAGGTAAATGTCGAGACCAATGTTTAGAGAATTGTTCTTGTATAGCTTATGCATATGATGCTGGCACTGGTTGTATGTCATGGACTGGAGACTTAATTGACTCGCAGAAATTCTCCAATGGTGGAGTTGATCTTCATGTTCGTGTGGAGAATTCAGAACTTG ATAGAAAAGGGGGTAATGTGAAAGTAGTCATAACAATTACAACGATCATTGGAACATTACTCCTTGCCATCTGCGCTTTCTCATTATGGCGCTGTATGGCTAGACGGAAAG CAAGGAAAAGGAAAACGAGGGAAACACCATTCTTGAACATAGAGCAAGCATATGCAAAATTTCCTGGCGAAAGCAAGCTTGAGGATAGCATGAACCAAGTTAAACTCCAAGAGCTACCTATATTTAGTTTTGAGGAGCTAGCAAGTGCAACAAAAAGTTTTCATCAATCTAACAAGCTTGGACAGGGTGGATTTGGTCCCGTATACAGG GGAAAATTGTTACATGGACAAGAAATTGCGGTAAAAAGACTTTCAAGAGCCTCTGGACAAGGGCTAGAAGAATTTATGAACGAAGTGGTGGTAATTTCTAAACTTCAACACCGAAATCTCGTTAGACTCCTTGGCGGGTGCGTTGAAGGGGAAGAAAAGATGTTGATCTATGAATATATGCCAAACAAGGGCTTGgatatatttctttttg ATCCAAGCAAACAAGAACTACTAGATTGGAGACAACGCTTCCACATTATTGAAGGTATTGGTCGAGGTCTACTCTACCTCCATAGGGATTCGAGATTAAGGATAATTCATAGGGATTTAAAGGCAAGTAACATATTGTTGGATGAAGATCTAAATCCAAAGATATCAGATTTTGGTATGGCTCGAATTTTTGGAGGCAATGAAGACCAGGCCAATACTAATAGGGTTGTCGGAACATA TGGCTATATGTCTCCTGAATATGCAATGGAAGGAAGattttcagaaaaatcagaTATCTTCAGCTTTGGTGTGCTATTACTGGAGATAGTGAGCGGAAGAAGAAACACTAGTTTTTATCATGATGAGCAGGCCATGAGCCTCTTAGAATTT GTATGGAAAATGTGGAACGCCAACAAAATTGCAGCCTTGGTAGACCCCAAGATATCTGAGCCATGCTTTGAAGTGGAGATCTTGAGATGCATACATGTTGGACTATTGTGTGTTCAAGATTTTGCTAAAGATAGGCCAACTGTATCTATTGCAATTTCCATGCTTAAAAGTGAGATTGTTAATCTGCCTCGTCCGAAGCAACCTGCATTCACTGCAACGCAGATTGCCACAGATACAGCTTCTCAATCAAACAAAAGTGGGTGCTCTATTAACAATGTGACTGTTACAATGGTTCAAGGTCGGTAG